A single Rubrivivax gelatinosus IL144 DNA region contains:
- the rpsD gene encoding 30S ribosomal protein S4 has product MARYLGPKAKLSRREGTDLFLKSARRSIGDKAKFDSKPGQHGRTSGSRTSDYGVQLREKQKVKRMYGVLERQFRRYFAEAERRKGNTGSTLLALLESRLDNVVYRMGFGSTRAEARQLVSHKAITVNGQVVNIPSYMVKAGDVVAVREKSKNQLRVQDALKLAQSIGQCEWVQVDATKMEGVFKKVPDRDQFGAEIKEALIVELYSR; this is encoded by the coding sequence GTGGCACGTTACCTCGGCCCGAAGGCCAAACTTTCCCGCCGTGAAGGCACCGACCTGTTCCTGAAGAGCGCCCGTCGCTCGATCGGCGACAAGGCCAAGTTCGACAGCAAGCCGGGCCAGCACGGCCGCACCAGCGGTTCGCGCACCTCCGACTACGGCGTGCAGCTGCGCGAAAAGCAGAAGGTCAAGCGCATGTACGGCGTGCTGGAACGTCAGTTCCGCCGCTACTTCGCCGAAGCCGAGCGCCGCAAGGGCAACACCGGCTCGACGCTGCTGGCACTGCTGGAATCGCGCCTCGACAACGTCGTCTACCGCATGGGCTTCGGTTCGACCCGTGCCGAAGCGCGCCAGCTGGTGTCGCACAAGGCGATCACGGTCAACGGCCAGGTCGTCAACATCCCGTCGTACATGGTCAAGGCCGGCGACGTCGTCGCGGTGCGCGAGAAGTCGAAGAACCAGCTTCGCGTCCAGGACGCCCTGAAGCTGGCGCAGAGCATCGGCCAGTGCGAGTGGGTGCAGGTCGACGCCACCAAGATGGAAGGCGTGTTCAAGAAGGTCCCGGACCGCGACCAGTTCGGCGCCGAGATCAAGGAAGCGCTGATCGTCGAACTCTACAGCCGCTGA
- the rpmD gene encoding 50S ribosomal protein L30 has translation MSEKKTLTVKLVRSVAGTRESHRATVRGLGLRKLNSQSVLEDTPAVRGMINKVSYLVKVL, from the coding sequence ATGTCCGAGAAGAAGACCCTCACGGTCAAGCTCGTCCGCAGCGTCGCCGGCACGCGCGAGTCGCATCGCGCCACCGTGCGTGGCCTGGGCCTGCGCAAGCTCAACAGCCAAAGCGTCCTGGAAGACACGCCTGCCGTGCGCGGCATGATCAACAAGGTCTCGTACCTGGTGAAGGTGCTGTAA
- the rpsH gene encoding 30S ribosomal protein S8: MSMSDPIADMLTRIRNAQSVEKAVVTMPSSKLKVAIAQVLKDEGYIDGFVVKAESGKSELEISLKYYAGRPVIERIERVSRPGLRIYKGRDEIPQVMNGLGVAIVTTPKGVMTDRKARQTGVGGEVLCYVA; the protein is encoded by the coding sequence ATGAGCATGAGTGATCCCATCGCCGACATGCTGACCCGCATTCGCAACGCCCAAAGCGTTGAGAAGGCCGTGGTCACGATGCCGTCGTCGAAGCTCAAGGTCGCGATCGCGCAAGTCCTGAAGGACGAAGGCTACATCGACGGTTTCGTCGTGAAGGCCGAGAGCGGCAAGAGCGAACTCGAGATTTCGCTGAAGTACTACGCCGGCCGTCCGGTGATCGAGCGCATCGAGCGCGTCAGCCGCCCGGGCCTGCGCATCTACAAGGGCCGCGACGAGATTCCGCAGGTCATGAACGGCCTGGGCGTGGCGATCGTCACGACCCCCAAGGGCGTGATGACCGACCGCAAGGCTCGCCAGACCGGTGTCGGTGGCGAAGTCCTCTGCTACGTGGCCTAA
- the rpsK gene encoding 30S ribosomal protein S11, producing MAKSPVNNAARRVSKKIRKNIADGIAHVHASFNNTIITITDRQGGALAWASSGGQGFKGSRKSTPFAAQVAAENAGRAAQEQGIKNLDVRIKGPGPGRESSVRALASLGIRITSISAVTPVPHNGCRPQKRRRI from the coding sequence ATGGCCAAGTCCCCCGTCAACAACGCCGCGCGTCGCGTCAGCAAGAAGATCCGCAAGAACATCGCGGACGGCATTGCGCACGTGCACGCGTCGTTCAACAACACCATCATCACGATCACGGACCGCCAAGGCGGTGCGCTGGCGTGGGCCTCCAGCGGCGGCCAGGGTTTCAAGGGTTCGCGCAAGAGCACGCCGTTCGCTGCTCAGGTCGCGGCCGAGAACGCCGGCCGTGCTGCGCAGGAACAGGGCATCAAGAACCTGGACGTGCGCATCAAGGGCCCGGGCCCGGGCCGCGAGTCCAGCGTTCGCGCTCTGGCTTCGCTGGGCATCCGCATCACGTCGATCAGCGCCGTGACGCCGGTGCCGCACAACGGCTGCCGCCCGCAGAAGCGTCGCCGCATCTGA
- the rplF gene encoding 50S ribosomal protein L6: protein MSRVGKMPVAVPQGVDVAISADKITVKGANGTLVRDLNPLVTIKNEAGKLSFVPVDDTAAADAMSGTMRALVANMVHGVAKSFEKKLTLVGVGFRAQAQGQKLNLQIGFSHPVVKEMPEGVKVATPTQTEIVISGADRQRVGQIASEVRAFRPPEPYKGKGIRYADERVILKETKKK from the coding sequence ATGTCCCGCGTAGGAAAGATGCCGGTCGCCGTCCCGCAAGGCGTGGACGTCGCGATCTCGGCCGACAAGATCACCGTCAAGGGCGCCAACGGCACGCTGGTGCGTGACCTGAACCCGCTCGTGACGATCAAGAACGAAGCCGGCAAGCTGAGCTTCGTGCCCGTCGACGACACGGCTGCGGCCGACGCGATGAGTGGCACGATGCGTGCGCTGGTGGCCAACATGGTCCACGGCGTCGCCAAGAGCTTCGAGAAGAAGCTGACGCTGGTCGGCGTGGGCTTCCGTGCCCAGGCCCAGGGCCAGAAGCTCAACCTGCAGATCGGTTTCTCGCACCCGGTGGTGAAGGAGATGCCCGAGGGCGTCAAGGTCGCCACCCCGACCCAGACCGAAATCGTCATCTCGGGCGCCGACCGCCAACGCGTCGGTCAGATCGCCTCCGAGGTTCGCGCCTTCCGTCCGCCCGAGCCGTACAAGGGCAAGGGCATCCGCTATGCGGACGAGCGCGTGATCCTCAAGGAAACGAAGAAGAAGTAA
- the rpmJ gene encoding 50S ribosomal protein L36 — translation MKVAASVKKMCRNCKIIRRKGVVRVICTDPRHKQRQG, via the coding sequence ATGAAAGTCGCAGCTTCGGTCAAGAAGATGTGCCGCAACTGCAAGATCATCCGACGCAAGGGCGTCGTGCGAGTGATCTGCACGGACCCGCGCCACAAGCAGCGTCAAGGCTGA
- the rpsM gene encoding 30S ribosomal protein S13: MARIAGINIPPHKHAEIGLTSIYGIGRTTAQKICDTVGIPYSKKVKDLNDSELEKIREEIGRLTIEGDLRRELSINIKRLMDLGCYRGFRHRRGLPVRGQRTRTNARTRKGPRKGAAALKK; this comes from the coding sequence ATGGCACGTATCGCCGGTATCAACATCCCGCCGCACAAGCACGCGGAAATCGGCCTGACCTCGATCTACGGCATCGGCCGTACGACGGCGCAGAAGATCTGCGACACGGTCGGCATCCCGTATTCGAAGAAGGTCAAGGACCTCAACGATTCCGAGCTGGAGAAGATCCGCGAGGAAATCGGCCGTCTGACCATCGAAGGCGACCTGCGTCGCGAGCTGTCGATCAACATCAAGCGCCTGATGGACCTCGGTTGCTACCGCGGCTTCCGTCATCGCCGCGGCCTGCCGGTGCGCGGCCAGCGCACCCGCACCAACGCCCGCACCCGCAAGGGTCCGCGCAAGGGTGCGGCCGCGCTGAAGAAGTAA
- the rplR gene encoding 50S ribosomal protein L18: MMTKKEQRLRRSRQTRLRIAQQGVARLSVFRSNLHIYASVFSEDGTKVLASASTAEKEVREQIGAGKGGNTEAAALIGKRIAEKAKAAGVEKVAFDRAGFAYHGRVKALAEAAREAGLQF; the protein is encoded by the coding sequence ATGATGACGAAGAAGGAACAACGCCTGCGTCGTTCGCGTCAGACCCGGCTGCGCATCGCCCAGCAAGGCGTCGCGCGACTGAGCGTCTTCCGCTCCAACCTGCACATCTACGCCAGCGTCTTCTCCGAGGACGGCACCAAGGTCCTGGCCAGCGCCTCGACCGCCGAGAAGGAAGTGCGCGAGCAGATCGGTGCCGGCAAGGGGGGCAACACCGAAGCGGCTGCCCTGATCGGCAAGCGCATCGCCGAGAAGGCCAAGGCCGCCGGCGTCGAGAAGGTCGCATTCGACCGCGCGGGCTTCGCCTACCACGGCCGCGTCAAGGCGCTGGCCGAAGCGGCTCGCGAAGCCGGCCTGCAGTTCTGA
- the secY gene encoding preprotein translocase subunit SecY, with product MATSANQLAKSGKFGDLRRRVIFLLLALVVYRIGAHIPVPGIDPNQLQQLFKGQGGGILNLFNMFSGGALSRFTVFALGIMPYISASIIMQLMTYVVPSLEALKKEGEAGRRKITQYTRYGTLGLAIFQSLGIALALEGSQGLVLAPGFGFRMTAVVSLVAGTMFLMWLGEQITERGLGNGISILIFAGIVAGLPSAIGGLFELVRTGAMSIIASLFITAVVIGVTYVVVFVERGQRKILVNYAKRQVGNKVYGGQSSHLPLKLNMSGVIPPIFASSIILLPATIVGWFATGEGLRWLKDISSALSPGQPIYVMLYAGMIVFFCFFYTALVFNSRETADNLKKSGAFIPGIRPGDQTAKYIDRILSRLTLAGAVYITAVCLLPEFLVLKYNVPFYFGGTSLLIIVVVTMDFWAQVQSYVMSQQYESLLKKANFKAG from the coding sequence GTGGCAACCTCCGCGAACCAACTGGCCAAAAGCGGGAAGTTCGGCGACCTCCGTCGCCGGGTGATCTTCCTGCTGCTGGCCCTGGTGGTCTACCGCATCGGTGCGCACATCCCGGTGCCCGGCATCGACCCGAACCAGCTCCAGCAGCTGTTCAAGGGTCAGGGCGGCGGCATCCTGAACCTGTTCAACATGTTCAGCGGCGGCGCGTTGTCGCGCTTCACCGTCTTCGCGCTGGGCATCATGCCCTACATCTCGGCGTCGATCATCATGCAGCTGATGACCTACGTCGTGCCCTCCCTGGAGGCGCTGAAGAAGGAAGGCGAGGCAGGTCGTCGCAAGATCACGCAGTACACGCGCTACGGCACGCTCGGCCTGGCGATCTTCCAGAGCCTGGGCATCGCCCTGGCGCTCGAGGGCTCGCAGGGTCTGGTGCTGGCGCCGGGCTTCGGCTTCCGCATGACCGCGGTCGTCAGCCTGGTGGCAGGCACGATGTTCCTGATGTGGCTGGGCGAGCAGATCACCGAACGCGGTCTGGGCAACGGCATCTCGATCCTGATCTTCGCCGGCATCGTCGCGGGACTGCCGAGTGCGATCGGGGGGCTCTTCGAGCTGGTTCGCACCGGCGCGATGAGCATCATCGCCAGCCTGTTCATCACGGCGGTCGTGATCGGCGTGACCTACGTCGTCGTGTTCGTCGAACGTGGTCAGCGCAAGATCCTGGTGAACTACGCCAAGCGCCAGGTCGGCAACAAGGTGTACGGCGGCCAGTCGTCGCACCTGCCGCTGAAGCTGAACATGTCGGGCGTGATCCCGCCGATCTTCGCGTCGTCGATCATCCTGCTGCCCGCGACCATCGTCGGCTGGTTCGCCACCGGTGAGGGCCTGCGCTGGCTGAAGGACATCTCGAGCGCTCTGTCGCCGGGGCAGCCGATCTACGTGATGCTCTATGCGGGCATGATCGTGTTCTTCTGCTTCTTCTACACGGCGCTCGTGTTCAACAGCCGCGAGACCGCCGACAACCTGAAGAAGAGTGGCGCGTTCATTCCGGGCATCCGTCCGGGTGACCAGACCGCGAAGTACATCGACCGGATCCTCTCGCGTCTGACGCTGGCCGGCGCGGTGTACATCACGGCGGTGTGCCTGCTGCCCGAGTTCCTGGTCCTGAAGTACAACGTCCCGTTCTACTTCGGCGGCACCTCTCTGCTGATCATCGTGGTCGTGACGATGGATTTCTGGGCCCAGGTTCAGAGTTACGTGATGAGCCAGCAGTACGAGAGCCTGCTCAAGAAGGCGAACTTCAAGGCGGGCTGA
- the rpsE gene encoding 30S ribosomal protein S5, with product MAKFTPRQQTEGNDDGLKEKMIAVNRVTKVVKGGRTLSFAALTVVGDGDGRIGMGKGKAKEVPVAVQKAMESARRNMVKVALKNGTIHHKVDGEHGAAKVLMAPAKPGDGIIAGGPMRAVFEVMGVTDIVAKSHGSTNPYNMVRATLNALKRSTTPAEVAAKRGKSVEDLFN from the coding sequence ATGGCAAAGTTCACTCCCCGCCAGCAGACCGAAGGCAACGACGACGGCCTGAAGGAAAAGATGATCGCGGTCAACCGCGTCACCAAGGTCGTCAAGGGCGGCCGCACGCTGAGCTTCGCGGCGCTGACCGTGGTCGGTGACGGCGACGGCCGCATCGGCATGGGCAAGGGCAAGGCCAAGGAAGTGCCGGTCGCGGTGCAGAAGGCCATGGAATCGGCCCGCCGCAACATGGTCAAGGTCGCGCTGAAGAACGGCACGATCCACCACAAGGTCGACGGCGAACACGGCGCGGCCAAGGTCCTGATGGCCCCGGCCAAGCCCGGTGACGGCATCATCGCCGGCGGCCCGATGCGCGCCGTCTTCGAAGTGATGGGCGTGACGGACATCGTCGCCAAGAGCCACGGTTCGACCAACCCGTACAACATGGTGCGCGCGACGCTGAACGCGCTGAAGCGCTCCACCACGCCGGCCGAAGTGGCCGCCAAGCGTGGCAAGTCGGTCGAAGACCTCTTCAACTGA
- the rplO gene encoding 50S ribosomal protein L15 — MQINNLKPAEGSKKARRRVGRGIGSGLGKTAGRGHKGQKSRAGGFHKVGFEGGQMPLQRRLPKRGFKSQQLKYNGEITLAELEALGVDEVDLLALKAAGLVRQIVKNVKVVKSGEITRKVTLKGIGATAGAKAAIEAVGGTFA, encoded by the coding sequence ATGCAGATCAACAACCTCAAGCCCGCCGAGGGCAGCAAGAAGGCGCGCCGTCGTGTCGGCCGCGGCATCGGCTCGGGTCTGGGCAAGACCGCCGGTCGCGGTCACAAGGGCCAGAAGTCGCGTGCCGGCGGCTTCCACAAGGTCGGTTTCGAAGGCGGCCAAATGCCGCTGCAGCGCCGTCTGCCCAAGCGCGGCTTCAAGTCGCAGCAGCTGAAGTACAACGGCGAGATCACGCTGGCCGAACTCGAGGCGCTGGGCGTCGACGAGGTCGATCTGCTCGCACTGAAGGCTGCCGGCCTGGTCCGCCAGATCGTCAAGAACGTCAAGGTCGTCAAGAGCGGCGAGATCACCCGCAAGGTGACGCTCAAGGGCATCGGCGCGACCGCCGGCGCCAAGGCCGCGATCGAGGCCGTCGGCGGCACGTTCGCCTAA
- the rpsN gene encoding 30S ribosomal protein S14 has protein sequence MAKLSLKQREEKREKLVAKYAKKYAELKAIIDDAQRSEEERYAARLELQKLPRNANPTRLRNRCALTGRPRGTFRMFGLGRNKIRELAFKGDIPGMVKASW, from the coding sequence ATGGCCAAACTGTCCCTCAAGCAGCGCGAAGAAAAGCGCGAGAAGCTGGTCGCCAAGTACGCCAAGAAGTACGCCGAGCTGAAGGCCATCATCGACGACGCGCAGCGTTCGGAAGAAGAGCGCTACGCCGCCCGTCTTGAACTGCAAAAGCTGCCCCGCAACGCCAACCCGACCCGTCTGCGCAACCGTTGCGCCCTGACCGGTCGTCCGCGCGGCACGTTCCGCATGTTCGGCCTGGGCCGCAACAAGATCCGCGAGCTCGCCTTCAAGGGCGACATCCCCGGCATGGTCAAGGCCAGCTGGTGA
- the infA gene encoding translation initiation factor IF-1: protein MSKDDVIQMQGEILENLPNATFRVKLENGHVVLGHISGKMRMHYIRILPGDKVTVELTPYDLSRARIVFRAK from the coding sequence ATGTCTAAGGACGACGTCATTCAGATGCAGGGGGAGATCCTCGAGAACCTCCCCAACGCCACCTTCCGAGTGAAGCTGGAGAACGGGCACGTGGTGCTCGGCCACATCTCCGGAAAGATGCGGATGCACTACATCCGCATCCTTCCGGGTGACAAGGTGACGGTCGAGCTCACCCCCTACGATTTGAGTCGCGCGCGGATCGTGTTCCGCGCCAAGTGA